One window of Phycisphaeraceae bacterium genomic DNA carries:
- the xseA gene encoding exodeoxyribonuclease VII large subunit: MARLPFNPDRDPAQPSSSSRSRSSPDSRVIRGGAASGTNSRRASGGTSGGGKVLTVSQISHLIKDALAAGLPPKVRVVGEVSNFSERAHWFFSLKDEGGSLRCVCFASAARRVSFPVADGMEVVATGRIDYFDAQGSLQLYVDALEPVGQGALEARYKALCEELRRAGYFDNERKKRLPSMPYRVAVVTSRSGAALQDVINTAGRRWSGCELLLVDVRVQGAAAAPEIAAAIDALSRQGKSLGIDAVILTRGGGSIEDLWAFNERVVADAIFRCALPIVAAIGHETDQTIAELVADVRCSTPTQAAMTLIPDRRTLQQQVTQLADRMTRMLRNRAESSRQRLAALARHAMFRRPERMVDPHREKFARLRERLVSSLPGRVKADADKLAALSRQLQAVGPLNVLQRGYSLTLGPDGKVLRSAGQVSPGVRITSVLADGRVSSEVVDGGEVPPPRTQRKSKSQPRRAADETTLFGDSSAPA; this comes from the coding sequence ATGGCTCGACTTCCCTTTAATCCCGACCGCGACCCCGCGCAGCCATCGTCTAGCTCTCGATCTCGTTCATCACCAGACTCTCGTGTGATTCGTGGCGGTGCTGCGTCCGGGACAAATTCCAGGCGTGCTTCCGGGGGAACTTCCGGGGGTGGGAAGGTGTTGACGGTCAGCCAGATTTCGCACTTGATTAAGGATGCGCTGGCTGCGGGATTGCCCCCCAAGGTGCGTGTCGTAGGTGAGGTGAGCAATTTTTCCGAGCGTGCGCACTGGTTTTTCAGTCTCAAGGATGAGGGTGGAAGTCTGCGCTGCGTCTGCTTTGCGTCGGCTGCGAGACGTGTTTCGTTTCCCGTGGCCGACGGCATGGAAGTCGTCGCGACCGGCCGCATCGACTACTTCGATGCGCAAGGCAGTCTTCAGCTTTACGTCGATGCGCTTGAACCTGTTGGTCAAGGCGCACTGGAAGCTCGCTACAAAGCCCTGTGCGAGGAGCTTCGTCGGGCTGGCTATTTCGATAATGAGCGAAAGAAGCGCTTGCCTTCGATGCCTTATCGCGTCGCGGTGGTGACCTCCCGGAGCGGCGCTGCGTTGCAGGACGTGATCAACACCGCCGGCCGACGGTGGAGCGGATGTGAATTGCTGCTCGTGGATGTACGGGTGCAGGGCGCCGCAGCCGCGCCGGAGATCGCCGCTGCCATTGATGCTCTGTCACGACAGGGGAAATCGCTGGGCATCGACGCGGTGATCCTGACACGCGGCGGCGGGTCGATCGAAGACCTCTGGGCGTTTAACGAGCGTGTCGTCGCCGATGCGATTTTCCGCTGCGCGCTGCCGATCGTTGCGGCGATCGGACATGAGACGGACCAGACCATTGCCGAGCTTGTCGCCGATGTTCGCTGTTCGACGCCGACACAGGCCGCGATGACGCTGATCCCCGACCGCCGGACGCTCCAGCAGCAGGTGACACAACTGGCGGATCGTATGACGCGCATGTTGCGCAATCGGGCTGAGAGCAGTCGTCAACGGCTCGCAGCACTTGCGAGACACGCGATGTTCCGCCGCCCTGAACGGATGGTTGATCCGCATCGGGAAAAATTCGCTCGACTTCGGGAGCGGCTTGTCAGCTCGCTGCCAGGCCGTGTCAAAGCTGACGCCGATAAGTTGGCAGCTTTGTCACGTCAGCTTCAGGCGGTTGGCCCGTTGAACGTGCTGCAGCGCGGTTACAGTCTGACGCTCGGCCCGGATGGAAAGGTTCTCCGCAGCGCGGGTCAGGTTTCGCCGGGAGTGCGCATCACGAGTGTATTGGCGGACGGGCGGGTGTCCAGCGAGGTGGTGGATGGGGGAGAGGTACCGCCGCCGCGAACGCAGCGTAAATCGAAGTCACAACCCAGACGGGCCGCCGATGAAACGACGCTGTTTGGTGATTCGTCCGCACCTGCGTAG
- the gap gene encoding type I glyceraldehyde-3-phosphate dehydrogenase produces the protein MPIKVAINGFGRIGRLVFRAGFHNPNIQFVGINDLVPPDNLAYLLSHDTTHGRFNGKVEAKDDGIVVEGKFVKCVSVKNPAELPWGQLGVDYVVESTGLFTDVEGASQHLKAGAKRVLISAPTKTPEQVNTFVIGVNEEKYNPAKDKVLSNASCTTNCLAPLAKVIHDKFGIVEGLMTTVHAMTATQPTQDGPSKKDWRGGRAAGQNIIPASTGAAKAVALVMPELKGKLTGMSFRVPVSNVSVVDLTVKTSQDTTYEDIAKAIKDAANGPLKGIMGYTDEEVVSSDFISDPRSSIFDKGAGIGLSKNFFKLVSWYDNEWGYSNRIVDMLIHMGKADGLVK, from the coding sequence ATGCCTATCAAGGTTGCCATTAACGGTTTTGGTCGTATCGGTCGTCTGGTATTCCGTGCCGGCTTCCACAATCCCAACATTCAATTCGTCGGGATCAACGACCTCGTTCCGCCTGATAATCTCGCCTATCTCCTCAGTCACGACACGACGCACGGCCGATTCAACGGCAAGGTCGAGGCGAAGGATGATGGGATCGTCGTGGAAGGGAAGTTCGTCAAGTGCGTCTCGGTGAAGAACCCAGCCGAATTGCCCTGGGGTCAGCTCGGCGTGGATTACGTCGTCGAATCGACCGGCCTGTTCACTGACGTTGAGGGGGCGTCACAGCATCTCAAGGCCGGCGCCAAGCGCGTGCTGATCTCGGCACCGACCAAGACGCCTGAACAGGTCAACACCTTCGTCATCGGCGTCAACGAAGAGAAATACAATCCCGCCAAGGACAAAGTCCTCAGCAACGCCAGTTGCACCACCAACTGTCTGGCACCGCTGGCAAAGGTGATTCACGACAAGTTCGGCATCGTCGAGGGCCTCATGACGACGGTGCATGCGATGACCGCGACTCAACCGACACAGGACGGACCGAGCAAGAAAGATTGGCGCGGCGGTCGCGCGGCGGGGCAGAACATCATCCCGGCCTCAACCGGTGCGGCCAAAGCGGTGGCTCTGGTGATGCCCGAACTCAAGGGCAAGCTCACGGGTATGTCCTTCCGCGTGCCGGTGAGCAACGTCTCGGTCGTGGACCTGACGGTCAAGACCAGCCAAGACACGACTTACGAGGACATCGCCAAGGCCATCAAAGATGCCGCCAATGGTCCGCTCAAGGGCATCATGGGTTACACGGACGAGGAGGTCGTCTCCAGCGACTTCATCTCCGATCCGCGCAGCTCCATTTTTGACAAAGGCGCAGGCATCGGCCTGAGCAAGAACTTTTTCAAGCTCGTCAGTTGGTATGACAACGAGTGGGGCTACTCGAACCGTATCGTTGACATGCTCATCCACATGGGCAAAGCCGACGGTCTGGTCAAGTGA
- a CDS encoding exo-alpha-sialidase, protein MNIISEGVVCASTRLTDALSCCFPGIAALETGRWICGYRLAPAKMSRTGRVRLRYSDDQGKTWSPMIDPAPTVPAIGGRPGQWRAAFPTPLSGNRVLLTLGWEDYSEPFQAMYNEITEGLVDMRMSTLVSEDGGQTWSTPRPVTFGPYDKVPDAITGATVVLPDGRWGAQFEVNKPYNDTTPWQHHASITFSSDQGKTWTECVDTHSDPSKRVFCWDQRMAMLRDGTLQVFYWTFDRQIAAYLNMHARASKDSGRTWGPLWDTGLAGQPARPVSLLDGRLLLVYVDRSATPAIKARISSDGGKSFPESTELIVHQPSLKPQTWKKGTMSDAWNEMGEFSLGLPDATLLSDGSVLTVFYSGPRADQTDVRWARIQI, encoded by the coding sequence ATGAACATCATTTCCGAAGGCGTCGTCTGCGCGAGCACCCGGTTAACTGATGCTTTGAGCTGCTGTTTTCCCGGCATCGCAGCACTGGAAACGGGCCGCTGGATCTGCGGGTACCGCTTGGCACCCGCCAAGATGTCACGCACCGGTCGCGTTCGTCTCCGTTACTCCGACGATCAGGGAAAGACATGGAGTCCGATGATCGACCCGGCTCCGACCGTACCGGCGATCGGCGGCAGGCCCGGTCAATGGCGTGCCGCATTTCCCACTCCGCTGTCGGGTAATCGCGTGCTGCTGACGCTCGGATGGGAGGATTACTCCGAACCATTTCAGGCCATGTACAACGAAATCACCGAAGGCCTCGTGGACATGCGCATGTCCACGCTGGTGTCTGAGGACGGCGGACAGACCTGGAGCACGCCGCGCCCCGTGACGTTTGGTCCGTATGACAAAGTGCCCGATGCGATCACCGGCGCAACGGTCGTGTTGCCCGATGGCCGGTGGGGGGCACAATTTGAAGTCAACAAACCATACAACGACACGACGCCCTGGCAGCATCACGCCTCCATCACGTTTTCAAGCGATCAAGGCAAGACGTGGACAGAATGCGTGGACACTCACTCCGATCCCTCCAAGCGCGTCTTCTGCTGGGATCAACGCATGGCGATGCTCCGGGACGGCACGTTGCAGGTTTTCTATTGGACGTTTGATCGACAGATAGCCGCGTATCTCAACATGCACGCGCGAGCCTCAAAAGACTCAGGCAGAACATGGGGACCGCTCTGGGACACCGGACTGGCGGGACAACCTGCGAGGCCGGTATCACTCCTCGATGGCCGTCTCCTTCTGGTTTATGTGGACCGCTCCGCGACACCCGCGATCAAAGCACGCATCAGCAGCGACGGCGGAAAATCATTCCCCGAATCAACCGAACTGATCGTCCACCAACCATCACTCAAACCACAGACCTGGAAAAAAGGCACCATGTCCGATGCGTGGAATGAGATGGGTGAATTCTCGCTGGGGCTGCCGGACGCAACGCTCCTCTCCGATGGCAGCGTGCTGACGGTTTTCTACTCCGGCCCCAGAGCCGATCAGACAGACGTACGCTGGGCGCGGATACAGATCTGA
- the carA gene encoding glutamine-hydrolyzing carbamoyl-phosphate synthase small subunit, giving the protein MSENRKQQLLPTVPAKLALEDGSVFSGQAFGNLTPRSIDGEVCFNTSLSGYQEILTDPSYYGQIVTMTYPLIGNYGVSEDDMESRRIWVSGFVVRELSNIASNYRSTRSLSDWLASQNATGITGIDTRALTRLLRIRGALNGILSTEQRSDEELVAMARRVPGLVGRNIVSAVSRSDAQRWDEHLGDWAPIQGRIDPPTKRFKVVALDCGAKLNILRNLVQSGCDVTVLPYDATPAQILEHKPSGLFVSNGPGDPAAVTPTIDTLRQMRGKLPIFGICLGHQLLSLAMGATTFKLKFGHRGGNQPVQNQQTGKVEITSQNHGFAVDTESLAKVGGEPTHINLNDRTLEGFRHKTDPIFAVQYHPEAAPGPHDARYLFDCFINMMTTGRSPTGEQMADAQNQRNRLTAAEST; this is encoded by the coding sequence ATGAGCGAAAATCGAAAACAGCAATTACTCCCGACCGTTCCTGCAAAACTGGCGCTGGAAGACGGCAGCGTCTTCAGCGGGCAGGCATTCGGTAATCTCACCCCGCGCAGCATCGATGGCGAAGTCTGCTTCAACACCTCGCTGAGCGGCTATCAGGAAATCCTCACCGATCCTTCGTACTACGGCCAGATCGTGACGATGACGTACCCGCTGATCGGTAACTACGGCGTCAGCGAAGACGACATGGAATCCCGCCGTATCTGGGTGTCAGGCTTCGTGGTGCGTGAGTTGTCGAACATCGCCAGCAACTATCGCTCGACGCGATCGCTCTCTGACTGGCTCGCCAGTCAGAACGCGACGGGTATTACAGGCATCGACACGCGGGCATTGACACGATTGCTGCGTATTCGCGGTGCGCTGAACGGAATCCTCTCGACAGAGCAGCGCAGCGATGAGGAGCTGGTTGCGATGGCGCGTCGCGTGCCGGGACTGGTGGGGAGGAACATCGTTTCCGCCGTCAGCCGCAGCGATGCCCAGCGGTGGGATGAACATCTGGGTGACTGGGCCCCGATTCAGGGCCGGATCGATCCTCCGACGAAACGATTCAAGGTGGTCGCCCTCGACTGCGGTGCGAAGCTCAACATTCTGCGCAACCTCGTGCAATCGGGTTGCGATGTGACGGTGCTGCCGTACGACGCCACGCCCGCACAAATTCTGGAGCACAAGCCCAGCGGACTATTCGTCTCCAATGGTCCGGGTGATCCGGCTGCGGTGACGCCGACCATCGACACCCTCCGCCAGATGCGCGGTAAGTTGCCGATCTTCGGAATCTGTCTTGGCCATCAGTTGCTGAGCCTGGCGATGGGAGCAACGACCTTCAAATTAAAATTCGGTCATCGCGGCGGTAACCAGCCGGTGCAAAACCAACAGACCGGCAAAGTAGAAATCACCAGCCAGAACCACGGTTTCGCGGTCGATACTGAGTCCCTGGCGAAAGTGGGCGGCGAGCCGACACACATCAATCTCAACGATCGAACTCTGGAAGGCTTCCGGCATAAGACGGACCCGATTTTCGCGGTGCAATATCACCCGGAAGCGGCACCGGGGCCGCATGATGCACGGTACCTGTTTGACTGCTTCATTAACATGATGACCACTGGCCGCAGTCCAACCGGCGAACAGATGGCCGACGCCCAGAACCAGAGAAATAGGTTGACTGCCGCGGAATCAACCTGA